GTCACTATGCTCGGCGTATGCTTGTCATCAATTAGAAAATGGTTGCTGTCATTAATCGCCCGGCTTCTGGTTGAGCGGGTAACTTCCACATCTATAGACACAATGGGAGGCTTTGTTGCAGCAGGAAGACTCTCCGCACGATTCATTACTGGGTCATTATCCTCAACAATTATTGCATCTTGTGTATTCCAAGACTCCTTCTCGATGTTTGGTTCCGCTTTCACCTCTTGTTGCAGAAGCCGAGGTGCATTGTATATGATGGCCAGGTACCAGTGCGCGTTTTCGTTAACGGGAACAACAATGAACTCGTATGACAGCAGTTCGACGCGGGCAGTCCAGGCTTTGACCCCATCATAGTTGATCTTGCCGCGATTTGACctgagcttctcgaagaaaAATGTACTAAAAATGTACaccttcttgaggacctcTGGTCGCTCTTTCTCAAGCTGGGCTTGTAGATAGCGAAGATAAAAGCTGATAATATTGTCGTTGAGAAATTCGCCTTCATCCAGCCGTTGAATATCATCTTTATCGACTGTTGCCCGGTTCTTTCCTGTTGGAGGCCACACCAAAGATCTGTGCCATTTTTTCTCCCAACCAGGATTGCAAGCCGTCCATGGTTTCGGGGTTCTTCCATGTTGAGATTGCGGAGATTCCCTGGTTGATTGCCGAGTCCCGAGCCTTTGGTTGCGAGCCAACCCTGTAAACACGTCATCGGTGACGGGTGGTTCCATTTGCACAACATCGTTTGGCTCAAGGATGCTTTGCATCCCATCCCTGAGCTTCTTTTGTTTCGAAGCAGGAAGGCCAGGCGAGACAGGATCACCTAAGAAAGGATCTCTGTGGTGCTGCTGGGATCTGAAACCGTGGGCTCTATGACTTTCATCCGGTAAGAATATACCAGATGCCTTCGCTGAGTTTGTCCTGTAACCGTCGGCCTCTTTCTTTGCGCAATGAAATGTTGCATCCAGCTTGCTTCTGGGGAATTGTTAGTTTATCTCTAGAAAGCCATGAAGTTTCGACAAGCACTTACGTGCTGCACTCAGAGAGGCATGGCAAGCCTTGCAACCAGTGGATGAAGAATGAGGCGTCTGCATCGGTCAGAAACTTCAGTGCGAGTTTGCCGCAGGAAAAAGATGCTCTGGCTGAGCGACCTATGAGGACAATGGGGCTATTGGTGTTACTGTGTTTGACATCTTGGATTGAAGACCGCGAAATTTGAAGCCAGGAGAGATCTCCGCTATTCTCATGCATGGGCTCAGCAGCGTGGGGACCAAGTCGAAGGGTGACTGGCTCAATACTGTCTGCTGGAGAGAATGAGTACTTCCCACAGACTGCAGCCTCTAAGGGAACCTCTTTCAACGGTAATGCCTTGTTAGCCAGGTTTTCGCGCCCCGGCATGGCTTTTGTTGCTTTGAATGTGGTAGACTGTATGTCACCCCGTTGGATTCGCGGTTGTGAAATTAGCTTCGGGAAGCTAggtttcttggctgtctcACGGGGCCCGGGAGCTCTAGGCGtaagctcatcatcagactgGTGCGAGTGCACCTTGAACCGCTTTGGCGCGCTCTGGTTATATTCTGTTGCTGGCCGCTTTGGATGAGAAACGACATCAGACGTGACTTTGGCGGGTGGCGGACCATCCTCATTTTCCCCAGCTAATTGGTCTGGGCTTGTAGGGGGGTGTGAAGTTTGAGGAGCAAGGTTTCGGTGCGCAACGGCACTCGTATCATCAATTTCGATAGGTGACGAGGATATTTTGGATTCCTGTCTGCGCCGCCGTCGGGGACGTTTCACGCTGTTGTGACGGTGAACATTGCGGTACTCTTGCTGGTTGCTCGTAGCTCCTGCAGTCCTACCGAAACTGATGATGCTTGAGCCATCGATAGTTTCGACCATAGAATCTTCTCGGGTCAAATCGTGATACTTTTGCGGCGAGCTTTGcgtttcttcgtcttcgatTGCTTCTAGCGGCTGGTGGATAGAACTCGGGGGAGGGAAGAAGCGGGACAAATTCGTGTTGGATAGTTCAGGCCTGGATGGCTTGACTCGCTTGCTCGGTCGATCATATAGGGGTTCGCTGGAGTAACTTCTTGCTTGAGTAGATTGCCCGCCACCCATCGAGCTTCGTGGTTTCTGGTCATTGATCGCTCTCTGCTCTGAATATCAGTAACTAGGATGTATCTTTGCAAGCGCAGCGAGAGACTGACAATCCGTGATTTCATCTTCGATTCTTCACCCGGAGCTCTGCAAAAGGTGTCAGCAGGAACATTCCACGAAGAGTAGACAAGGAGCCTACCCATAGTCCGGGAAAGAGTTGGCGGTGGAGTAATAGCGTGCGAGAGGGCTAAAGCGAATTAGAGCGAAGCTCAGCGAAATACGCAGCAGTATtgaaaggaaagaagaagagcaatgCGCACTCCCATCGAGCCTTTTTCCTCCACTGATCACCTATTGACGAAGACTGTGCGTGGGCCTCCAGCTTTTCACCCTGGCAGTTCACGATGCGGCAGGCTATGAGGCGGTCATCAGCAGCCGCCAGATGTTCGTATAGCAGATATAAGAGGCTCCCTGAGTTACATGCAGGGCCGTCGAGTACGAAGAGCACAAACTTTCATGAGCAAAGAACGGTGACTTCTTGAATCGAGTATATTGTCTTCCCTGAGTTGCTGAATGCAAGTTTGCATGGACGGTCCAAGCGAGACCACTAGACGCTCCACTGGCTTGGCTGGCTTCCAGTGGGGCTACGCTCCAATTAGTGCGGCTTCGGCAGAGACTTGGAGCCCAGATAGTGATCCATGACtacgtaggtacctaaggttAGGTAGAcgcctaccttacctaagtACTTTAGGTAAGCTGGTAAGGTAGGATTACTGAGCTGTCAAAATGTTAGCCTCCCAGGATCCAATCTAATGGGGGTTGAACACGTCCAACAGGTTCTACATATTGATTTGGGTACCTACACTATTTCAACATGAAACACTGCAAGTCCTGTGTGGATGTTGGAATATGAGGGATTCCCGTGTCCACATTGATTAATAATTGGATTTTCTATGTGATACCTCTTCAATGAGATCATCTTTACTGAATCCAGTCCAATTGGACAGTGGAGTTCAGAGAACACACAGCGGTCCAATCACAAGGCCGAAATCTCAAAGCTCCAGCGTTCACCTAACTTACCTTAGACTGCACGTCTCGTCCGTCCCAAAACGTGGCCAGTAGCTCCAACAACTCGAACACCAAGACGCGACATTGTCAACGtttctccttcaagctctccttTGCTTTTTGTACAACACTTCGAGAGCAAAAGCTGCAACTGCAGCTAATCAAAAGCTCACCATGTACAATTCTCTCACACGTATTCAAAACACCTTTGGTTTCTTTACCACTGTCGCATTTGTGGTCGCAGCTTTTATCGCTGTGTCTGACCTCTTGGCTCCACGGGCGCCCGATGCTGGCATATTCCAGAAGACAAGCGCTCAAGTGTATGTCTTCTCCTTCTAGAACCGAACATTATATACTGACTATCTTCTGTCTTGCAGTGTAAAGGGCCGACCACACTACTACAGCTCTAAGAAGGAGGAATACGCCATCATTCGATTCAACCTCGATGCTGACTTGAGGAGCCTCTTTACATGGAATACCAAGCAGGTTTTTGTCTATGTCACTGCTGAGTGGCCTGGCCCCAACAATTCGACTAATGAGGCTGTTATCTGGGATAAAATCATTACCAACCCCAGCGCCGACCATCTCCAGAACATTGGACCTgttgcgatgaagaagctaaAGCGTAGCGCTGAGGGCAAGTCCATCGATCCTGAACGGCAAGTCTCTCTGCATCCGCAAGTATTTACACATAAACTAAAGATATTATAGTGGCTTTATCGGCCTCAAAAATCAGAAGCCAAAGTATCAGATCACCCACCCCAGTGGGAAGGTCGCCGAGATAGATGAcgtgaagctcaagctccatTACAATGTTCAGCCGTGGGTCGGGTTTCTAACTTGGGATCAGTCCCGGGATATCGGTCACTGGAGGGCTTTGAAATGGGGAGAGTCGCCTAAGTTCCAACTTCCTGCTCTCAAGCCtaagaagaaagatggtCATAAGAAGAGCTACTAATGATAGACAAATACGTTTGTGTTCTTGAAATTGCATTCGTGGTGTAATATGGCCCCCGAGTCTTTGACAAAGCCATAATTGTAACTCTATGCGGGAATGGCCCCCCGGACAAGATCTGTTCGCATTCGTGACTACGTGATACAAGTATCCAGCTTTTATCTATCGTACATTTTCACATCCACAACTTTTATCTCAGCGCTGGCTATGTCTTAAACAATCCAAGTGTTTTAACAGCATGCTGTAACACGGCATCATGAACAATCCATCAGTCATCGCCCGTACAAGTATGAATCAGAACTGCGAGGCATCTAGCCTTGGgttccatcagcagcagctcctcCGTTGCCTCGTCCGCGGCTGGCTCCGCCTCGCCCTCTTCCACCACGTCCACGTCCACGGCCCCTGCCTCGGGGTGAGTCAAGGCTGGCTGGTGGAGGAACATTGCCATATTTCTGTTCTTGCGGGGGCTCGACCCCTTGGTGCCTCTCAGGACCGGGGGGACTATGATGGGTACCGCGTGCGCGACCACGACCTCCTCTACCTTGAGTTCCGTGCCCATTAGCGTCCTGGCCTTGAGATGCGCCGTCGGGAGGACCATTCCGGTAAACCAAGGTGCTGTGCATGAGGTTAGGAGCACCTCCACGAGCGCCGTtgcctcgtcctcgtccagGGGAGTTGCGCCCAGGTGAGTTGGAGCCATTCAAGGCTCCGCGCCATCCACCACGAAGCGGACCAGGTGCCGGAGCATCCTTATATTGTGTGACACCCACATTCGCATATCCACCGTGGGCGGCGGAGACCGGTCGTCGCTGTTGTGACTTGCTTGTGGTTGAGATTACTTGTTTGTTCGTGGTATTCAGAaccgaagaagatgccacAGTTTGTCCACGGAACATCGGAGCTCTCTCGTTAAGCGTAGTGCCACTCATGAACGATGTGTCCCAGACAACATCTAAAAGCAGAGCGGTAGCTGTGCGGCTGATACCAGCAACAGTTCCACGGGTCGCGATAGGAACTTTTCCAGCGGCAGAGACGTAAGTCACCCGATCTCCCAGGGCAAAGTTCTGACTGCCGAGCaccatctcagcatcagacGGCTTGAGAAGCGCTGAACGAGGAACACTACGCAGCTTTTTAATTTCaatatcttgagaagcagcatGAATTTGTTCTCCGACATTAGCCAGGGCCTTAACAACCTCGGAGTCGAGTTGCTCAGCTTCCAAAGGAACACGCTCGAATTTGCTggtctcctgcttcttgagcCAGGCCACGATCTCCTTGACTCTCTGTGAAGCAACACTGGGGTCGTTCCAAAGATCGGTTTCGAGAACCTCGCTCTTCTGAGGTTCCCTCTGGATGGCCGCAAAGAAATCGGGGAAGGCAACCATGTAGTCAGCAATCAACTTGATTGCCATGCCACTGAATTCCCAGCCCGTGTGAGACTTCCTTGAGTAGCCCAGAACCTTGAGTTTTCGTCCTTCAAATTTCAAATTCAGTCCCAAATTCAGTCGAAGTCCAGCAGAATTGATAATTTGATACGAAGACGTAATCTTGCTCAGAACAAGAGGATGAATTCCCAACTGCTTGGCAACAGCAAAAGAAGGGGTGTAGGGGTTGGAGCGTTCTGCCTGGTGGATAATTTGCTTCGCAAAGTCCGGTTCCTTATTCTTCAGCATCGAAACAacgatctcagccttgttATTGGCGTGGGCAGCAACTTCAAGGGGGCGTCCGTATGCGTACTCTCCCAGGAAAAACGCACGCGTACCCCGAGGGAATTCTTCATCGATTGGCAACGCCTCTTTTTCAATGAAGCGTTCATCTTCGTTAACGACTTCGTCAACAATGGTCTGCGCAGCATAGGTGCTTCTCAGACTGGGATTCTCAGCATACTCTTTAATCAGGGCTCCCTCCTCCGTACGAATGAGACCCTTCAGCATATGGACATATACCAAACACTCAACCTGTCCGATGGTAATTGCCAAGCGTTTGGCATGCCAGTTCTCCAGATAATCAGCCTCTTTGGCCCAATCGGCAGCCTCCCTGTTATTGTGGTCCTTCGCCACAATATCTTTACCATTGTCGGCCATTTCGTAGCTGAAAAGTTCGTCTTGCAccttgatgactttggcttCCTGAAGGAATGGGTATCCAACGAAGCATCGTTGGCCTATTTTGGCCTTCCAAGTTTCTATCTTGGTACGATTCTCCGTTTCAGTCAGTGTGACACAGATGCTCGGGTTTCTGCTGTCAGCCTGGAATACATTGACACCGTACCCTTCAACGAGTTGGGCGGTATACGGAAGAGTGTGCAGCGAAGGGAAGCCGGCCAGTGCATCGACACTTAGCAAAGCACCGTTAGTCAAGCCTGACAAGTATTCAAGTCCCTCCATGTCCGGAAGGTCGAAGATATTCTCAATACAGCGACAGTTCTGGATCTCTGGGAAAACGCCAGGTAGTGGTGAAGGATACACAAAATCGACTTCAGGGGAATAGGTGAACTTCAGAGGAACCCCAAACCCGTTGCGAGCCTTCTCATCAGGTTCCAGCAACTCGTTTTTGGGGGCCATCGCGGTCAATAAGCGTTTTTCGTCGATGAAGGGAATCTTGACAACTGCTTCCCAGTCCATTTTCTTGCCATTCATGTCGAGTTCGAAGTCTCGTGGATAGAAGTCAATGATTGGAGAGTCAGGATTCGTCATCAGGTCGTGGTAAACCTTAGGGACGATCTTCTTACTCCGGTCCGGTAACACACCCATGAGTTGTTCGTATGGCAAAAAAGGTTGGCCTtttttgaagttgaggtcCGCACCGACACCCTTGACGACATCTACAAATTGTCAGCTACAAGAATGCATATACCGCCATGTTACGTACCGGAAATAAGTGGTGCATAATGGTACCCGTAGAAccaaggccatgatgcaATTCCTTGATAGTAGTAGTACAAGACCCACTGGAGACCCTGGACGTAGTTCTCGCAAAGCGCTGTGAGCTCCTTGTCGTAATTGTCAGGTGCCCACTCTTCAAACTTCTGGAGATAGTATTTTGTCTTCCAGCCTTGGTATTTGTCTTGGTAGAGCTTCTCGTAATGCTTCTGGGCATCTTCGGGAGTCAAGTCGATCACCATCGCCTTGTCGTACGTCTTCATTACCCGGTAGGCAGCTAGATTAccttcctcgtcgtcatcatcatcctcgtcgtcgtcgtcggcattctccttgaccttggggGGGAAAGATACAATCAGATGACGGTGCCcctcatcgtcctccttAGTGGACCACTGGAGGTGCATTGAATCGGCCAAGTCCTGAACAAACTTACGATCAGCGGCCTTGAGACTTGTACCGAGGTCCAAAGGATGTTCGGAGCGTTTCGAAATATAGGGTCGAATCTTTTGTTTCCATAAATCGCGCTGCGCTGAGGTGATCACCAGCTGACCCCCTTTGGGCGCTTTCGCTTCGGCGTTTTTGTTTTCAAgtttcttttccatctgTTTTGACGCGAACCACTTTTCATCAGATACGTCGTTCTCGAAAGCATCGATTTCGGTCTTGGAAAGTTCGCCGAGGAGGCGCTGTAGTCGCTCCATATTGATAACTCCATTCTCGTTGATGTATCCATCGCATTTCGGGAGGATAGATTTGTAGATTCTAAACATTTTTGCCAAAGCACCTTCGTTAATGTGCAAACTGGGTAAGTTGGGCAAGAAATCGTTCCCCACGAAGAACGCCATCAAAATAAAGTCATCAATGACTCTTTCAAGATTAAAGGGAAAGCTCAGGGCCCCATCCttttgaagctcttgaaaTTCCATCTCCAAATATTCTCTGACTATgcaaagatgaagcagataGAAGTTTTGATGCTCGAGTTCTTTGGACTTGGTCTTTGAAGCCCGTCCGAATGTAACCTCTTCTCGGAGAAGACAGAAATGAGGGTCGTGGCTGAGCAGACCGAGCATGATCAGatcagcatcaagaccatACAGGCAGTGCCTGACGTTCTGGTTGTAGTTTGGCTGGGCTTTAGCATTTCGAATATATTCCATGATCTTGTGCTCTCCCTCGCCAGGAACTTCATGGCCGGATAGCACAATTTCACAACCCTGCCAATCTGTGTCCTCGGACaccttcttgttgacgaAATACCTCAATTGCTGGGATAATTTTGCCATGAACTCCGTGCCTGCGCTTATCAGATTTTGCCATTGATATTCCTGGTAAATTCAACATACCGGGGGTGATGCAGTTACTGTCAAAAGGCTCCTCTTTGGGAAGCTCGACACCTTCCTTGATGGCCTTTTCACGGGCCTTTTCAGCATCGAGGGCAGTCCTAAAACGCCGAGAACGTTGCTGGTTCATCTTGGCTCGCGGCGCAACACCGTCAATAGCCATGAAAAAGAGTTGTTTGGGCTTGATCTTTCCGAACAAATGCTCAATGTAGTTGAATATACGAATGAACATTTCCTCCTCGCTGAGGCGGAATGATACATCCTCACCCGCATCCTTGTGGGTACAGTTATGTATGATACCATTCATGTCGAGCTAGGCGACGGTCAGCATGTATGCGTAGAGGGATGGCAGGAGGCACCGGACGACGAACATAAAGGCAGTCGAATTCGGGTATCCTATTTTCGGCGATGAGTTGAGAAATGGCGGGATATCGTTCTGAGAGCCATCTGAAGAACTTGGGGACACTGCGACGAAAAGAATCAGCTGTTGGAGGTAGGGATGAGGAGCAACGAGAGGTACGCACCCCATTTTGACGGGTCGTAGACAGTTTCCAGTCCACACAAAATGTCAAATGTATTCAACTTGATGTTTTATTGGGAAAACACCCCTAAGAAACTGGGCGGGAAACGTGGAAAGTCCTGTAAAAACAGGATCGCGAGATAGGAGAATAAGTCAACGTGGCGCCCAACAATCTGCGAGCGGAATGGTGTTATAGCTGCGCGGTCAGACCTCAGCAAGTGATACTGCACAACACTCCGCAAGATGTGCCGTATCGTAGGGTACCGTCGAGTTCCGTGAGGGTTTATGAGGTAGAagggtgaaggtgaaggcGAACCGAACCGTGTTATGGTGAAGTCCAAGAGTCATTGAGGGAACCCAGTACCTACGGCGAGATGGTGGGGCTCTAGACCTGTGATGGAGGGGCTCGGTCTACTTCTGAAGTACTTATAGACTCCTCTGTTTTGTGCGGCGCTTGGAGTTACTGCCGTACCCTAGtgaaggaaagaaaactcaggaccttaaccctaagtgataaaaatatttaggtaaattgAGCCTAAATTTAGTGGATTCATTACTGAGTTCATTTcgacaccctatatcaaggttcggtgttttcttgctccttgagggtgCCTTTATTGCTACCCCCGCTGTCGGGTGAGTCAAATCCCCGTGGTGGTTGTGGGGtatacctaaggtaggtagccaCAATGATCTTCCACTCGCTGTGGCTCACCGTTGctaggtactccgtactgtcTGTCACTTTACGCGCGACGCGACCCGGGGCACTTTTCAGCCTTCCTGGTCAACTACAATCATCGTCCTCAGCCGTGCACGCAATTTCTTACCACCAACGAATtgctaggtacctactttGCTTTTATCGTTATCTTACACATTTCTTTCTACTTCTAAACAACCTCAAAATAGTCAACTCGGCAAATAAGAAAAGTTATCATGGCACCTGCTCAATCTGCAGAGCGCGATGTGGACAGTGAGTTTGCGCTTCACAAGCAAGCAACTAAACTTGCCCGTAACCGCAAACTTGCACAGACATGGTTACTGACATTAACGCAGTCGAGATGACTcacgaggatgatgatgaccaggGCGAGCGCATGATTAATGAAGGTATTGAGCATATAATGGCAAGAATATGGACTAACCGTACTGACGCTAAACAGAGtacaagacatggaagaaAAACAGCCCGTTCTTGTATGACATGATTCTCGGGCAAGTCATAGGTCTTTGATCACTACCACGGATTCTTAATCTAactttcatcttccagaacGGCTTTGACTTGGCCTACTCTGACCGTCCAATGGTTTCCCGACGTCAAGGAGCCAGAAGGCAAGAATTACTCAGTTCACCGCCTCCTACTTGGCACTCACACTTCAGATGAGAGCCCCAACTTTCTTCAAATTGCCAATGTTCAGATTCCAAAGGCTGTAACGCCCAATCCCAAGGACTATGATGACGAGCGAGGCGAGATTGGTGGCTACGGTAAGCCTGGTGATGTCGCTGCTATCAAGTGCGAGATCGTTCAGAAGATCGAGCACCCCGGAGAAGTCAACAAGGCTCGATACCAACCTCAGAATCCTGACATTATCGCCACTCTTTGTGTGGATGGCAAGATTCTTATCTTCGACCGAACGAAGCACCCTCTCCAGCCCACTTCCCTTGGAAAGGTCAACGCTCAGATTGAGCTTGTTGGACACAAGGCCGAAGGTTTCGGCCTGAACTGGAATCCTCATGAGGAGGGGTGTTTAGCGTCTGGTAGCGAGGATACCACAATGTGTCTTTGGTAAGTACTGAACACTGGTACTCAGAATGCTCTACTCACATACTGTACTCAGGGACTTGAAGACCCTTAAGGGTGATTCGAGAATCCTCAATCCTTCTCGCAAGTACACTCATCACACTCAGATCGTCAACGATGTTCAGTATCATCCAATCTCAAAGAACTTCATCGGTTCCGTGTCCGACGATCAGACCCTCCAAATCGTTGACGTACGTCACA
This region of Fusarium verticillioides 7600 chromosome 3, whole genome shotgun sequence genomic DNA includes:
- a CDS encoding alkaline phosphatase D; this translates as MGVPKFFRWLSERYPAISQLIAENRIPEFDCLYLDMNGIIHNCTHKDAGEDVSFRLSEEEMFIRIFNYIEHLFGKIKPKQLFFMAIDGVAPRAKMNQQRSRRFRTALDAEKAREKAIKEGVELPKEEPFDSNCITPGTEFMAKLSQQLRYFVNKKVSEDTDWQGCEIVLSGHEVPGEGEHKIMEYIRNAKAQPNYNQNVRHCLYGLDADLIMLGLLSHDPHFCLLREEVTFGRASKTKSKELEHQNFYLLHLCIVREYLEMEFQELQKDGALSFPFNLERVIDDFILMAFFVGNDFLPNLPSLHINEGALAKMFRIYKSILPKCDGYINENGVINMERLQRLLGELSKTEIDAFENDVSDEKWFASKQMEKKLENKNAEAKAPKGGQLVITSAQRDLWKQKIRPYISKRSEHPLDLGTSLKAADRKFVQDLADSMHLQWSTKEDDEGHRHLIVSFPPKVKENADDDDEDDDDDEEGNLAAYRVMKTYDKAMVIDLTPEDAQKHYEKLYQDKYQGWKTKYYLQKFEEWAPDNYDKELTALCENYVQGLQWVLYYYYQGIASWPWFYGYHYAPLISDVVKGVGADLNFKKGQPFLPYEQLMGVLPDRSKKIVPKVYHDLMTNPDSPIIDFYPRDFELDMNGKKMDWEAVVKIPFIDEKRLLTAMAPKNELLEPDEKARNGFGVPLKFTYSPEVDFVYPSPLPGVFPEIQNCRCIENIFDLPDMEGLEYLSGLTNGALLSVDALAGFPSLHTLPYTAQLVEGYGVNVFQADSRNPSICVTLTETENRTKIETWKAKIGQRCFVGYPFLQEAKVIKVQDELFSYEMADNGKDIVAKDHNNREAADWAKEADYLENWHAKRLAITIGQVECLVYVHMLKGLIRTEEGALIKEYAENPSLRSTYAAQTIVDEVVNEDERFIEKEALPIDEEFPRGTRAFFLGEYAYGRPLEVAAHANNKAEIVVSMLKNKEPDFAKQIIHQAERSNPYTPSFAVAKQLGIHPLVLSKITSSYQIINSAGLRLNLGLNLKFEGRKLKVLGYSRKSHTGWEFSGMAIKLIADYMVAFPDFFAAIQREPQKSEVLETDLWNDPSVASQRVKEIVAWLKKQETSKFERVPLEAEQLDSEVVKALANVGEQIHAASQDIEIKKLRSVPRSALLKPSDAEMVLGSQNFALGDRVTYVSAAGKVPIATRGTVAGISRTATALLLDVVWDTSFMSGTTLNERAPMFRGQTVASSSVLNTTNKQVISTTSKSQQRRPVSAAHGGYANVGVTQYKDAPAPGPLRGGWRGALNGSNSPGRNSPGRGRGNGARGGAPNLMHSTLVYRNGPPDGASQGQDANGHGTQGRGGRGRARGTHHSPPGPERHQGVEPPQEQKYGNVPPPASLDSPRGRGRGRGRGGRGRGGASRGRGNGGAAADGTQG
- a CDS encoding alkaline phosphatase D, which produces MNGIIHNCTHKDAGEDVSFRLSEEEMFIRIFNYIEHLFGKIKPKQLFFMAIDGVAPRAKMNQQRSRRFRTALDAEKAREKAIKEGVELPKEEPFDSNCITPGTEFMAKLSQQLRYFVNKKVSEDTDWQGCEIVLSGHEVPGEGEHKIMEYIRNAKAQPNYNQNVRHCLYGLDADLIMLGLLSHDPHFCLLREEVTFGRASKTKSKELEHQNFYLLHLCIVREYLEMEFQELQKDGALSFPFNLERVIDDFILMAFFVGNDFLPNLPSLHINEGALAKMFRIYKSILPKCDGYINENGVINMERLQRLLGELSKTEIDAFENDVSDEKWFASKQMEKKLENKNAEAKAPKGGQLVITSAQRDLWKQKIRPYISKRSEHPLDLGTSLKAADRKFVQDLADSMHLQWSTKEDDEGHRHLIVSFPPKVKENADDDDEDDDDDEEGNLAAYRVMKTYDKAMVIDLTPEDAQKHYEKLYQDKYQGWKTKYYLQKFEEWAPDNYDKELTALCENYVQGLQWVLYYYYQGIASWPWFYGYHYAPLISDVVKGVGADLNFKKGQPFLPYEQLMGVLPDRSKKIVPKVYHDLMTNPDSPIIDFYPRDFELDMNGKKMDWEAVVKIPFIDEKRLLTAMAPKNELLEPDEKARNGFGVPLKFTYSPEVDFVYPSPLPGVFPEIQNCRCIENIFDLPDMEGLEYLSGLTNGALLSVDALAGFPSLHTLPYTAQLVEGYGVNVFQADSRNPSICVTLTETENRTKIETWKAKIGQRCFVGYPFLQEAKVIKVQDELFSYEMADNGKDIVAKDHNNREAADWAKEADYLENWHAKRLAITIGQVECLVYVHMLKGLIRTEEGALIKEYAENPSLRSTYAAQTIVDEVVNEDERFIEKEALPIDEEFPRGTRAFFLGEYAYGRPLEVAAHANNKAEIVVSMLKNKEPDFAKQIIHQAERSNPYTPSFAVAKQLGIHPLVLSKITSSYQIINSAGLRLNLGLNLKFEGRKLKVLGYSRKSHTGWEFSGMAIKLIADYMVAFPDFFAAIQREPQKSEVLETDLWNDPSVASQRVKEIVAWLKKQETSKFERVPLEAEQLDSEVVKALANVGEQIHAASQDIEIKKLRSVPRSALLKPSDAEMVLGSQNFALGDRVTYVSAAGKVPIATRGTVAGISRTATALLLDVVWDTSFMSGTTLNERAPMFRGQTVASSSVLNTTNKQVISTTSKSQQRRPVSAAHGGYANVGVTQYKDAPAPGPLRGGWRGALNGSNSPGRNSPGRGRGNGARGGAPNLMHSTLVYRNGPPDGASQGQDANGHGTQGRGGRGRARGTHHSPPGPERHQGVEPPQEQKYGNVPPPASLDSPRGRGRGRGRGGRGRGGASRGRGNGGAAADGTQG
- a CDS encoding histone acetyltransferase type B subunit 2, with product MAPAQSAERDVDIEMTHEDDDDQGERMINEEYKTWKKNSPFLYDMILGTALTWPTLTVQWFPDVKEPEGKNYSVHRLLLGTHTSDESPNFLQIANVQIPKAVTPNPKDYDDERGEIGGYGKPGDVAAIKCEIVQKIEHPGEVNKARYQPQNPDIIATLCVDGKILIFDRTKHPLQPTSLGKVNAQIELVGHKAEGFGLNWNPHEEGCLASGSEDTTMCLWDLKTLKGDSRILNPSRKYTHHTQIVNDVQYHPISKNFIGSVSDDQTLQIVDVRHSETAKAAVVAKRGHLDAINALAFNPNSEVLVATASADKTIGIWDLRNVKEKVHTLEGHNDAVTSLAWHPTEAGILGSASYDRRIIFWDLSRVGEEVLPDDQDDGPPELLFMHGGHTNHLADFSWNLNEPWLVASAAEDNLLQIWKVAESIVGKDDGDLPVDELDR
- a CDS encoding histone acetyltransferase type B subunit 2, which produces MVTDINAVEMTHEDDDDQGERMINEEYKTWKKNSPFLYDMILGTALTWPTLTVQWFPDVKEPEGKNYSVHRLLLGTHTSDESPNFLQIANVQIPKAVTPNPKDYDDERGEIGGYGKPGDVAAIKCEIVQKIEHPGEVNKARYQPQNPDIIATLCVDGKILIFDRTKHPLQPTSLGKVNAQIELVGHKAEGFGLNWNPHEEGCLASGSEDTTMCLWDLKTLKGDSRILNPSRKYTHHTQIVNDVQYHPISKNFIGSVSDDQTLQIVDVRHSETAKAAVVAKRGHLDAINALAFNPNSEVLVATASADKTIGIWDLRNVKEKVHTLEGHNDAVTSLAWHPTEAGILGSASYDRRIIFWDLSRVGEEVLPDDQDDGPPELLFMHGGHTNHLADFSWNLNEPWLVASAAEDNLLQIWKVAESIVGKDDGDLPVDELDR